The following DNA comes from Myxococcota bacterium.
GATGTCTCGTGCCAGGGTCGAGCGCGAGCTCGAGGCCAGAGAGTCGCAGACGCTCCTCAGCCCACGCGTGATCGTATGCGTATCTCGTGCTCACGCGCCCAGGACGCGCGCCTGGATCGCGGCCAGCTCGGCGATGCCCTTCTCGGCCATGTCGAGCATGCGATCGAGGAGCTTGCGGTCGAACGTGCCGCCCTCGCCCGTGCCCTGGACCTCGACCAGGCGCCCGGAGCCGGTCTGCACCACGTTCATGTCGACCTCGGCGCGTGAGTCCTCGGCGTACGGCAGGTCGAGCAGGATCTCGCCGTCGATCAGGCCCACGGACACCGCGGCCACCGAGTCGTGCAGCGGGCTCTGCTTCAGCTGACCCACTTCGAGCAGTCTCTTGCACGCGGCCGCCAGCGCCACGTAGCCGCCGGTGACTGCCGCGGTGCGGGTGCCGCCGTCGGCCTGCAGGACGTCGCAGTCGATCACGATCGCGCGTTCGCCCAGCGCCACGAGGTCGATCGTGGCGCGCAG
Coding sequences within:
- the rph gene encoding ribonuclease PH; translated protein: MTRFDGRAPDELRRVEIELGFTENPAGSALIRTGRTMVLCTATLEKSVPAWLRGSGKGWVTAEYSMLPGSTDTRSEREAQKGKLSGRTQEIQRLIGRSLRATIDLVALGERAIVIDCDVLQADGGTRTAAVTGGYVALAAACKRLLEVGQLKQSPLHDSVAAVSVGLIDGEILLDLPYAEDSRAEVDMNVVQTGSGRLVEVQGTGEGGTFDRKLLDRMLDMAEKGIAELAAIQARVLGA